A single window of Streptococcus cristatus ATCC 51100 DNA harbors:
- a CDS encoding prephenate dehydrogenase: MERKTVYIAGLGLIGASLALGIRRAHPEIEILGYNRSEESRQAALERGMVDRVTDDFAAFAPLADVIILAVPIKQTIAFIKNLAELNLKENVIISDAGSTKAEIVAAAEKYLQDKPVRFVGAHPMAGSHKTGAKAAHVTLFENAYYIFTPSSLTKPGTLEEMKDLLSGLYARFIRVDAAEHDRVTSQISHFPHILASSLMEQAAAYSQEHELTQSFAAGGFRDMTRIAESEPGMWTSILLTNPEAILERLEDFKDQLDKVAAAIEAKDETAIWEFFDRGRQSRKQMEIHKRAGVDSFYDLFIEVPDEEDAILGILELLRGISVVNIRINEENREDINGILQITFKNRQDLEKSAKIVRENTDYLVSVD; this comes from the coding sequence ATGGAGAGGAAAACAGTCTATATCGCAGGTCTGGGACTGATTGGAGCATCCTTGGCTCTGGGCATCAGGCGAGCTCATCCTGAGATTGAGATTCTTGGTTATAATCGAAGTGAAGAATCAAGACAGGCTGCCCTGGAGCGGGGAATGGTAGACCGGGTAACGGATGATTTTGCGGCCTTTGCTCCATTGGCTGATGTGATTATTCTGGCTGTGCCCATCAAGCAGACCATAGCATTTATCAAGAATCTAGCAGAGCTGAACTTGAAGGAAAATGTTATCATCTCAGATGCTGGATCGACCAAGGCTGAGATTGTGGCAGCAGCAGAAAAGTATCTGCAGGATAAGCCCGTCCGCTTTGTCGGAGCTCATCCTATGGCCGGAAGTCACAAGACCGGAGCCAAGGCGGCCCATGTTACTCTCTTTGAAAATGCCTATTATATCTTCACCCCCTCTAGCCTGACCAAGCCTGGTACGCTTGAGGAAATGAAAGACTTGCTGAGTGGTCTTTATGCCCGCTTTATCCGGGTGGACGCAGCCGAGCACGACCGAGTGACCAGTCAAATCAGCCATTTTCCGCATATCCTAGCCTCCAGCCTGATGGAGCAAGCGGCAGCTTATAGCCAAGAGCATGAACTAACCCAGTCTTTTGCAGCCGGTGGTTTTCGAGATATGACACGGATTGCGGAGAGTGAGCCGGGTATGTGGACCTCTATCCTCTTGACAAATCCTGAAGCTATCTTGGAGCGGCTGGAAGATTTTAAAGACCAGTTAGACAAGGTTGCCGCAGCGATTGAGGCCAAGGACGAGACAGCTATCTGGGAATTTTTCGACCGAGGACGGCAAAGCCGCAAACAAATGGAAATTCATAAGCGTGCCGGTGTAGATAGCTTTTACGACCTCTTTATTGAAGTGCCCGACGAAGAAGATGCGATTTTGGGCATTCTGGAGCTTCTGCGCGGAATTTCGGTCGTCAATATTCGAATCAACGAGGAAAACCGTGAAGATATCAATGGTATTCTGCAAATCACCTTTAAAAATCGCCAAGATTTGGAAAAATCTGCTAAAATAGTAAGAGAAAATACGGATTACCTAGTGTCCGTAGACTAA
- a CDS encoding thioesterase, which produces MTLETRKIAIQDTYGDRFQHCWGCGPKNELGLHLKTYPSLDGKECITRIRPESHYTGGVPANLFGGMIAMIFDCHGTASAAWFAHQEKGLDLTQDTVIGRFITARLEVDYKIPTPIDQEIIVTSQLEELGARKAIIVMEMSVAGQPRAKARMVAVAVKDHM; this is translated from the coding sequence ATGACTTTAGAAACAAGAAAGATTGCTATTCAAGATACATATGGCGACCGATTTCAACATTGCTGGGGCTGCGGCCCTAAGAATGAGCTAGGTCTACATTTAAAGACTTATCCTAGCTTAGATGGGAAGGAATGCATTACTAGAATAAGACCAGAATCTCACTATACTGGTGGTGTGCCGGCCAATCTTTTTGGTGGCATGATTGCTATGATTTTTGATTGCCATGGAACGGCTTCAGCAGCTTGGTTTGCCCATCAAGAAAAAGGCTTGGACTTGACTCAAGATACAGTCATTGGACGCTTTATCACAGCCCGTTTAGAAGTTGATTATAAAATCCCGACGCCTATTGATCAGGAAATCATCGTCACTTCGCAGCTTGAGGAGTTGGGAGCAAGGAAAGCTATTATCGTGATGGAGATGTCAGTAGCAGGACAGCCAAGAGCCAAGGCTAGAATGGTAGCAGTTGCAGTAAAAGATCATATGTAG
- the aroC gene encoding chorismate synthase: MRYLTAGESHGPRLTAIIEGVPAGLPLTADYINAELKRRQGGYGRGARMKIESDQVEITSGVRHGLTMGGPITLNVTNLDHQKWLEIMSAADVDEKKKGLRKITKPRPGHADLVGGMKYRFDDLRNSLERSSARETTMRVAVGAVAKRLLEEIGVEVASHIVTFGGIDIDVQNDLTVAEIKERAAQSDVSIVNHEREEEIKAYIEQIKKDGDTIGGVIETVVGGVPVGLGSYVQWDKKLDAKIAQGVVSINAFKGVEFGVGFEAGRLKGSQVMDEILWSEEDGFTRRTNNLGGFEGGMTNGQPIVVRGVMKPIPTLYKPLMSVDIETHEPYKATVERSDPTALPAAGVVMESVVATILATEVLEKFSSDNLEELKDAVARHREFVKNF; this comes from the coding sequence ATGAGATACTTAACAGCAGGAGAATCGCACGGACCTCGTCTGACAGCCATTATTGAGGGAGTGCCGGCTGGTCTTCCTTTGACCGCTGACTATATCAATGCCGAGCTCAAGCGCCGTCAGGGTGGATACGGCCGCGGTGCCCGTATGAAGATTGAAAGCGACCAAGTCGAGATTACATCTGGTGTTCGGCATGGCTTGACCATGGGCGGACCGATTACTCTCAATGTTACAAATCTGGACCATCAGAAATGGCTGGAGATTATGAGCGCGGCAGATGTGGATGAAAAGAAAAAAGGGCTGCGCAAGATTACCAAACCACGCCCTGGCCATGCTGACTTGGTCGGAGGTATGAAATACCGCTTTGACGATTTGCGAAATTCACTTGAGCGCTCTTCTGCCCGTGAAACGACCATGCGTGTGGCAGTTGGAGCAGTAGCCAAGCGTTTGCTGGAAGAAATCGGTGTGGAGGTGGCTAGTCATATCGTAACCTTCGGCGGCATTGATATTGATGTGCAGAATGACCTGACTGTAGCAGAAATCAAGGAAAGAGCTGCCCAGTCTGATGTTTCCATTGTCAATCACGAGCGCGAAGAAGAAATCAAGGCTTACATTGAACAAATTAAGAAAGACGGGGATACCATCGGTGGTGTCATCGAGACTGTCGTTGGCGGTGTGCCGGTCGGTCTGGGCTCCTATGTCCAATGGGACAAGAAGCTGGATGCCAAGATTGCTCAGGGAGTCGTGTCCATCAACGCTTTCAAGGGAGTCGAGTTTGGCGTGGGCTTTGAAGCAGGCCGTCTCAAGGGCAGTCAAGTCATGGATGAAATCCTCTGGTCTGAGGAAGATGGCTTTACTCGCAGGACCAATAATCTAGGTGGCTTTGAGGGCGGTATGACCAATGGTCAGCCAATCGTGGTGCGTGGTGTTATGAAGCCCATTCCAACACTTTACAAGCCTCTGATGAGCGTGGATATTGAGACCCACGAGCCTTATAAGGCAACGGTGGAGCGGAGCGATCCTACGGCTCTGCCAGCGGCAGGTGTTGTCATGGAAAGCGTGGTGGCAACAATTTTAGCCACTGAAGTCCTAGAGAAGTTTTCTTCGGACAATCTGGAAGAACTAAAGGATGCGGTAGCCCGCCATCGGGAATTTGTCAAGAACTTTTAG
- the aroB gene encoding 3-dehydroquinate synthase, translating to MKLNVNLPHHPYDITIEKGALSQAGNWLSQLWQPQKVVIVTDNRVARLYAEKVKLSLSAAGFEAFVFDFLEGEASKNLKTVNKVYDFLVKVGLTRSDGIVALGGGVVGDLAGFVASTYMRGIHFVQIPTSLTAQVDSSIGGKTGVNTPWAKNMVGTFTQPDGVLIDPEVLHTLGQRELIEGMGEVVKYGLIEDKELWDELSEMDGSPESILEHAESIIYHSCDVKRKIVVEDELDNGVRLYLNFGHTIGHAIEATAGYGKVMHGEAVAIGMVQVSRVAEKKGLMLAGITENIIHMCQKFGLPVDYQPWNENALYQALTHDKKARGNSIKLVLVPELGSASIHQIPLEEMKEFLKK from the coding sequence ATGAAATTGAATGTAAATCTCCCCCATCATCCCTATGATATTACCATCGAAAAAGGAGCCTTATCTCAGGCTGGAAACTGGCTGAGTCAGCTTTGGCAGCCTCAGAAAGTGGTCATCGTCACGGACAATCGAGTGGCTCGACTCTACGCGGAAAAGGTCAAGCTGAGCTTGTCAGCGGCTGGGTTTGAGGCCTTTGTCTTTGACTTTTTGGAGGGTGAAGCCAGCAAGAACTTAAAGACGGTCAACAAAGTCTATGATTTTTTGGTCAAGGTTGGTCTGACACGCAGTGACGGGATCGTTGCCTTGGGAGGCGGCGTTGTTGGTGATTTGGCAGGATTTGTTGCTTCGACCTACATGCGAGGCATTCATTTCGTGCAGATTCCGACCAGTCTGACAGCCCAAGTGGACTCCTCTATCGGTGGTAAGACAGGTGTCAATACACCCTGGGCCAAGAATATGGTCGGCACTTTTACCCAGCCTGACGGAGTTCTGATTGACCCAGAAGTCTTGCATACCTTGGGCCAGCGGGAACTGATCGAAGGCATGGGCGAGGTGGTCAAGTACGGCTTGATTGAGGATAAGGAACTCTGGGATGAGCTTTCGGAAATGGATGGCAGCCCTGAGTCGATTTTGGAGCATGCGGAGAGCATCATCTACCATTCCTGCGATGTCAAGCGCAAGATTGTGGTCGAGGATGAGCTGGATAATGGCGTTCGCCTCTATCTAAATTTCGGCCATACTATTGGGCACGCTATTGAAGCAACAGCCGGCTACGGAAAAGTCATGCACGGTGAAGCTGTGGCGATTGGTATGGTACAGGTTTCTCGTGTCGCTGAAAAGAAAGGCCTTATGCTAGCCGGAATCACAGAAAACATCATCCATATGTGTCAGAAGTTTGGCTTGCCGGTGGATTACCAGCCATGGAATGAGAATGCTCTTTATCAGGCCTTAACCCATGATAAGAAGGCTAGAGGCAACTCTATCAAGCTAGTACTGGTGCCTGAGCTGGGTTCGGCTAGCATTCACCAGATTCCGCTGGAAGAGATGAAAGAATTTCTGAAGAAATAA
- a CDS encoding DUF695 domain-containing protein, giving the protein MSFFGKILGKSQDSHLPIEEVSVDLENLPNEWGSFSTLIDDRMASIRLNLALDSVAPYPSYTYALRLRIAILNVDRETGFPDYDEFSNLNLIEDRLSEAMKRIAAIYVGVVITDGHIEFYYYLKDRERHMPIIAQVMEQFSKYQYNSATLVDPEWKQYFDFLYPNEYEYQSILNQRIWYRLDKEGDDHSQLREITHKFSFETYDDRVSFMGDASALDYDISSRKKEEGNPRPYKLEISRFDTTELPSINQHVWELIEISKKYNGKYSGWSCNVV; this is encoded by the coding sequence ATGAGTTTTTTTGGAAAAATCTTAGGGAAGAGTCAAGATAGTCATCTACCCATTGAGGAAGTTTCTGTTGATTTAGAAAATCTTCCGAATGAATGGGGCTCTTTTTCGACCCTTATTGATGACCGAATGGCTAGTATCCGTCTCAATTTAGCGTTGGATTCAGTCGCTCCCTATCCATCCTATACTTATGCACTACGGTTGAGAATTGCTATTTTGAATGTTGATCGAGAAACAGGGTTTCCAGATTATGACGAATTTTCTAATTTGAACCTCATCGAAGATCGTCTTTCAGAAGCGATGAAGCGCATTGCGGCTATCTATGTCGGAGTAGTCATCACAGATGGTCATATAGAATTTTATTACTATTTGAAAGATAGAGAGCGGCACATGCCGATTATTGCTCAAGTGATGGAGCAATTTTCGAAATATCAATATAATTCAGCTACTCTGGTGGATCCTGAATGGAAACAATACTTTGACTTCTTGTATCCAAATGAATATGAGTATCAATCTATTTTAAACCAGCGTATCTGGTATCGCTTAGATAAAGAAGGGGATGACCATAGTCAACTACGGGAAATCACTCATAAGTTTAGTTTTGAGACTTACGATGATCGTGTTTCTTTTATGGGGGATGCCTCTGCTCTTGATTATGATATTTCTTCTAGGAAAAAAGAAGAAGGCAATCCTCGTCCTTACAAACTAGAAATATCCCGATTCGATACTACAGAGCTCCCTAGCATAAACCAACATGTTTGGGAATTAATAGAAATTTCGAAAAAATATAACGGAAAGTATAGCGGCTGGAGCTGCAATGTGGTATAA
- a CDS encoding LrgB family protein — MSNLWSNPLFGLALSIFAYLIGMLIFRRFPHPLTTPLLLAAILVIAFLKLTGISYKDYYVGGAYLNNLIVPSTVALGIPLYKTFHLMKHHARSILLGTFVAVVVNTTFTALLAKFFGMDFFLAISLFPKSVTTAMAVGITDKMQGLTTVTLVVVVATGILTSVMGPTILKLLKIKDPVAVGLALGGTGHAVGTGTAFKYGHVAGAMAGLAIGVTGIMYVIVSPIVAAIILK, encoded by the coding sequence ATGTCTAATCTATGGAGTAACCCGCTATTTGGCCTCGCCTTGTCCATTTTTGCCTACCTCATCGGGATGCTGATTTTCCGTAGATTTCCTCATCCTTTAACAACGCCTCTCCTTTTAGCAGCGATTTTGGTCATTGCCTTTTTGAAATTAACGGGAATTTCTTATAAGGATTACTATGTCGGTGGGGCTTACTTGAACAATTTAATAGTACCGTCTACGGTTGCTTTAGGAATTCCGCTTTATAAGACCTTCCACTTGATGAAACACCACGCTCGCAGTATCCTGCTAGGAACCTTTGTGGCTGTAGTGGTCAATACGACTTTCACAGCGCTGCTGGCAAAATTCTTTGGGATGGACTTCTTTTTAGCAATTTCCCTATTTCCAAAATCTGTCACAACAGCGATGGCAGTGGGCATTACTGATAAAATGCAGGGCTTGACAACTGTTACCTTGGTGGTTGTTGTGGCGACAGGTATTTTGACAAGTGTCATGGGACCCACTATTCTAAAACTGCTAAAAATTAAGGATCCAGTAGCAGTTGGCTTGGCCTTAGGTGGTACAGGACATGCAGTTGGTACAGGAACAGCTTTCAAATATGGACATGTTGCTGGAGCCATGGCAGGTCTTGCAATCGGAGTGACAGGGATCATGTATGTAATTGTCAGTCCAATCGTCGCAGCCATTATCTTAAAATAA
- a CDS encoding YlbF/YmcA family competence regulator translates to MSNIYDLANELSRGLREMPEYKAVVESKQAINANSEAKAIFDDYLAFQKELQQLAQTGQMPTPDIQEKMQSFGDKIQGNDLLSAFFNKQQQLSIYLSDIERIIFEPIQELF, encoded by the coding sequence ATGTCAAATATTTATGATTTAGCCAATGAACTCAGTCGAGGACTTCGCGAAATGCCAGAGTACAAAGCTGTGGTAGAAAGCAAGCAGGCTATCAATGCGAATAGTGAAGCCAAGGCAATTTTTGATGACTACCTAGCTTTCCAGAAAGAGCTGCAGCAACTGGCTCAAACAGGTCAAATGCCGACTCCAGACATTCAAGAAAAGATGCAGAGTTTTGGAGATAAAATCCAAGGCAATGATTTATTATCAGCCTTCTTTAACAAGCAACAACAGCTCTCTATTTACTTGTCTGACATTGAACGGATTATTTTTGAACCGATTCAGGAACTATTCTAA
- a CDS encoding shikimate dehydrogenase → MKIDGHTRLAAVVAKPIKHSISPFIHNTAFEKTAVNGVYLALEIEAEDLEATVANIRRYNMFGINLSMPYKQEVIQYLDELDPSARLIGAVNTVVNKNGTLIGYNTDGKGFFKSLPSFAIQGKKMTILGAGGAATAIIAQAALDQAEEIFVFTRQTSYANTVSKMVAISRQTKSRIQVLNLEDSVLLQEKINQSDLLVNGTSVGMDGKTLPLAESIQLPSQILVADVIYKPFETPFLEWARSQKVEAVNGLGMLLYQAAEAFELWTDQSMPCQEIWQQLEALYK, encoded by the coding sequence ATGAAAATTGATGGCCATACTCGTCTAGCAGCAGTGGTTGCTAAGCCAATTAAGCATAGCATTTCACCATTTATTCATAATACTGCCTTTGAGAAGACTGCTGTCAATGGTGTCTACCTTGCTTTGGAAATTGAAGCAGAGGATTTAGAAGCGACCGTTGCTAATATCCGAAGGTATAATATGTTTGGGATAAATTTGTCAATGCCCTACAAGCAGGAAGTCATCCAATATCTTGATGAATTGGATCCCAGTGCCCGTCTTATCGGGGCTGTGAATACGGTGGTGAATAAAAATGGTACATTGATAGGATATAATACGGATGGCAAGGGATTTTTTAAGAGCTTGCCGTCTTTTGCTATTCAGGGCAAAAAAATGACCATTTTAGGTGCTGGCGGAGCGGCGACAGCTATTATCGCTCAAGCTGCTTTGGATCAGGCAGAGGAAATCTTTGTCTTTACTCGGCAGACTTCCTATGCTAATACTGTCAGCAAGATGGTAGCTATCAGCCGCCAGACTAAGAGCAGGATTCAGGTGTTGAACTTAGAAGACTCGGTTCTTCTACAGGAGAAAATTAACCAATCGGATCTTCTGGTCAATGGAACAAGTGTGGGTATGGATGGCAAAACTTTGCCATTGGCTGAAAGTATTCAGCTGCCGAGCCAGATTTTAGTTGCGGATGTGATTTACAAACCTTTTGAAACACCTTTTTTAGAGTGGGCTCGAAGTCAGAAGGTAGAGGCAGTGAATGGTCTAGGTATGTTGCTTTATCAGGCAGCAGAAGCTTTTGAGCTTTGGACAGACCAATCCATGCCCTGTCAGGAAATTTGGCAGCAGTTGGAAGCTCTGTATAAATAG
- a CDS encoding CidA/LrgA family protein: MKLYVQLMIIFSISIIGEGISSVFHLPIPGSIIGLILLFLALQFKLLRLRHVSMVGNFLLANMTILFLPPAVGIMDKFHVIAPYLLPIVLIILGAIVLNVIVIALVVQFIKQHFEGDYEEGGMDHV; encoded by the coding sequence ATGAAGTTATATGTCCAGTTGATGATTATTTTCTCGATTTCCATCATTGGAGAGGGGATATCAAGTGTCTTCCATCTTCCTATTCCAGGTAGTATTATCGGCTTAATCTTGCTATTTCTTGCTTTGCAGTTTAAGTTATTGCGGCTCCGCCACGTCAGTATGGTCGGAAACTTCCTGTTAGCTAATATGACCATTCTTTTTCTGCCGCCAGCGGTTGGTATTATGGATAAATTTCACGTGATTGCTCCTTATCTGTTGCCTATTGTTTTGATTATTCTTGGTGCCATTGTTTTAAATGTGATCGTCATTGCCCTTGTCGTACAATTCATCAAGCAGCATTTTGAAGGCGATTATGAGGAAGGGGGGATGGATCATGTCTAA